AGCCATTATAACTCCAAGTATAGTTTGTACCATCTGACTTAAAGTTATAGTTTGTGCCATCTTGATTAAAGTTATAGTTATATGAACCTTTTTGAACTGGAGATTCATTTAATTGATTTGAATTAGATTGTGCTTGTTGCGCTAATTTTGATTGGTCAACATTGTTTTCTGCAGCGTTTGCTGAATGACCTGCTACTAATCCTGTAGCGCCAATACCTAAAGCTAATGTTGAAGTAATAATTGTTTTTTTCATTATTTAAATCCTCCTAATAGGTGGTTATTACTCGTTTATTGCTATGAATTACTTAAGACATCACCCACTGTAACATGAAAAAACACTGTTTGAGTTACAGTGAAGTGAAAAAGGTATTTCATTTTTTTACAATAATCTGCTTTCGCCTCTGCTATGTAATGTTTAAAAGTTGGGCACAAACGTTTTGAACGATGCATTGCACGTTAATGACTGTAATGTGCATGTAATCTGCCTGTACTTAATAACGAATTTTTACGTATCATGAATAGATAACTTTGAATTAAAATTTCAAATCAAAAGCACTTAGAAGCTTATTATCCTTATATCATCCTTTTTATGCTAGAAAACTGTAAATCTTCTTTTCTTAATTTACAATTTCGGTCTACGAAACAGCTATAACGTTATAATTTTTCTTAGGCTTGCAGACCTTTCAGACACCCATAAAAATTCGTCTTCATACAAAATAAGCTGCTAACTCCTCAATTTTGTAGGAGTTAGCAGCTTATTAAATACTATGATTAACTTTTATATTTTCATGAATTCTGTATTAGCTATGACACAGTATTCAAAACCGCTTCAACTATGCATTCTTATATTTCTTCTGATTAAAGTAATAAACAATTAACACATCCATTAAAAGTGAATTAAAGAAAATATTGATACATCGATAGTTTTTATATCAAGTTTATATAAATGAATTTAAAATAAAAGCAAAGGCAAAAGCGACAAATGATAATAGTGTTTCCATTGCTGTCCAAGATTTGAAGGTTTCTTTAACATTTAATCCTAAATATTCTTTTACCATCCAGAAACCTGCATCATTAACATGTGATAACATTAATGACCCTGCGCCGGTAGCAATAACCAATAACTCTAAATTGACGCCTGACATATGTTGTATGATAGGTGATACTATTCCCGCTGCAGTAGTTAATGCAACTGTTGCAGACCCTGTAGCAACACGTATTAACCCTGCAACTAAAAATGCTAATAGTAATGGGGAGAGCGAAAGATGTTCAGTCATTTGTGCAATCGTGTCGCCAACACCGGTTTCAATAAGTATCTCTTTAAAACCACCACCAGCACCGATAATTAGAATAATAGACCCTACCGGTAAAATACATTCTTCTACTAAATCTTTGATTACATTTTTTGACATCCCTTGTTTGAAACCTAATAAGTAAAATGCAACAAAGCATGAAATTAATAAAGCTATAACTGGACTTCCTATAAATAATAAAGTGTTTTTCAATAAATTCGGTATATCCCCAAGATACGAAGTTATTATAGATAACAACATTAACAATACAGGTAATACAATAACTAAAAATGATATTGCCACGCTTGGGAATCCATTCGTTTTATTATCTACTTTAATGATGTCTGGTGAATTTTCTGGTACTAAACGTTTACTAATAAATCTCCCAAAAATTGGTCCTGCAATAATCGCAGTAGGTAAAGCAATAATGAGTGAATAAAGTAATACTTTGCCTAAATTTGCATCGTAAATACCGATCGCAGTCATCGCTCCAGGGTGAGGGGGAACAATGCCATGAACAATTGATAAACCCGCTAATAATGGAATCGCTATAAGTAATATATTTGCTTTTGTAGTTTTATGCATTGAAATGACAAGTGGTAATAAAATAACAATACCTACTTCAAAAAATACGGGTATACCAATGATAAAACCTGATAACATCATTGCCCAAGGTAACTTTTTATAACCTAATGACTTCACTAGATAATCTGAAATTTGCATGCCTGCACCTGAATCAGACATTAGCTTACCTAGTATAGTTCCTAAAGCTAAGATGCCAACTAAATGCCCCAGCACATCACCAACACCTGTTTCATAAGCTTTTACAATTTTTTCAGGAGATAATCCTGCCATGATTGCTAAAAATAAACTAGCCACAGTTAAACTAATAAATGCATGCCACTTCCACCAAGCAACGCCTAGTATGACAATACAAATTGAAAGTAACGTAATAATTAATAAATAAATGTTGGAATCCATGTTTTCCTCCCATTAATGAAGGCGCTACCAAAAGATTCGAAAAATTTCACATCAGTATTTTATACTGATGCTATATTTTTCAAGTTTACTATTGTAATAGCCAATACTATACTCAATCACTTCACCTGATACTGCATAACTCTGTCTCTCTCTAATGAGCAACGGTTCTGACAGATTAAGATTTAATTGTATTGAAGCTTCTTCATCAAAACCAACAGAAAAATTATCTTCAATATTTTGTATTTCCATCTTCTCTTCTTCTAGAATCTTATATATTGATAAATCATTGTTCTGCTTTAATTCATCGTATTTATTTAAATTCTTCAATGAATAGGGTAAGTAGTGATGAAATAGTATATATGGCTGATGATTTAATAAATACACTCTTGTTATCTTATAAGATTTGGCGCCAAACATTTGAAATAATTGACTTTTTTCTTCATGTGTCACTATCGTAATATCTTTAATATGTTTTTGAATTTTATTGCCTTGTTCTACAAGTTTTTCTGTGAAATTTTTATTGTTTGTGATGTTGTTAATCTGTTTATGATTTATTACCGTTGTTCCTTTTCCACTTTTCTTTTCCAGATAGCCCAAGTTTACTAATTCTTTAATTGCAGCTCTTACAGTCACTTTACTGACATCAAACTCTTTTTCGAACTCTATCTCTGTAGGTATATAATTTCCAACGGTATATATCCCATGGATAATTCTATCTTCAATAATTTGTTTTATTTGTAAATATAATGGTCCTTTTGCTGATGATAATTTCGTCATAAATCAATTACCTCTCAATATCATTTTTATCATTATTTATAACTTTTATTATATCATCAGTATCAAACAATGGTGTATCTCCGGAAATTGTATGTGCTAACACACAAGAAGCAGTTGAAAATGTCACAGTATCCTGAGGATTCATATCTGAGAGTTCACCATGAATAATGCCACAAGTATAAGCATCACCAGTACCAATTCTATCTAAGATATCAAAATCAAATTCTTTAGAGTAATACATATTACCATCGTCATATAAGTAACCTTTAATAGTATTATGATTGCTTCCTTGTACAGTTCGAATCGTCCCTGCAATCTTTTTTATATTATATTTACGTGCTACCCAGGGTAATAAATCTTCTAATTTTTCTTCTTTTGTCTCTTTATTCGTTGATAATCCCAAGGTTTGAATAGCATCTTTTTCACTCATTATAACGATGTCTGCTTCTGATAAAATAGTTTCATAGTATGGTTTAGCAAGTTGATTCCCATTTTCTCCCCATAGTGAAGGTCTAAAATTACAATCAAAAACTACTTTAACATTACTTTCCTTTGCTAATTTCACCAGTTTTAAAACGTTATCTCGTGTTAACTGATTCATGGCTAATGTGATACCGCATATATGCAAAACATCAACTTCTTTTAATGATTGTAGCAAGTTAAATTTTGAAATATCAGTAACATTAAAACTACTTTGTTGTCTATTGGTATACGTCACATTGCTTGGACGATTACCAAACCCTTTTTCTAAAAAATACATGCCTAAATTGTTATCGTTTTTAATTACTAAATTACTTTGAATCCCTAACCTACGTATTGCGCCAATAGCGGATGACCCAATTGAATTATCTGGTACAGCACTAATTAAGCTAGAAGTATATCCAAATTGTGATAACAACCCAGCAACATTGACTCCCGTACCAGTAAACGAATATTTCAAATCTTCTGCTTGTCTTAACAAGAGATTATCAGGCACTTCCAAACGCATCATTATTTCTCCGTATGCTACAATATGTTTATTCATATTGATCAACTAGTTTTTTCATTTTATAAGCTAACCATTCTACATCTTCAATACGAGTTAAACCTGTCTCCTTATCAATAATAGAAGAGTAGACATGCGGTATAATTTTTGGCACATGATTATCTAAAGCAATTTTTAGAATTTCTTCAAAATTTTCCTTGGTAATACCCCCTGTAGGCTCTAAGCCGAAATTCATAGCCCCACATGCTTCAGCCACAGCTTTATATTCCTCGATTGTATCTAGACCGCTCATTGGGAAGAATTTAATAGAATCTCCACCCATGTCTTTGATTAAATTAATAGCAGCTGTTATTGGTATAATTGCTTTTTCAGAACCTTCACTACTTATTGGACCTGTGGAAATATTGACATAGCCTACTCTACCTGTAGGTGATACTAAAGCGTTAACCCAAGATGCCTCATGCGCATTAGCTGTTGTTTGCCCTACGCTTGTAAATACTTGATTAATATGTGAACCTTGATAATCTTTAGCAATATCTGATACCACTTGTGCTTGTCTATTATCACCAGCGCCTAATCCAATCGATATTGCATCGTCAACATGTGCACCAAAGTCACGCATACTAGTTACCGCATCTTTGACAGTGTCATAATCTTTTGATAATACGCCAATAACTACATTTTTATTTGCAGCTTCATATACATCTTTAATATTTTGTTCACCTTTAGCTAATACATTAAGTGTCGCTCTATTTTTATAAAATCTTTCTAATATCTTCATTAAATTTTACCCTCCACGATTTGAGTAATAGTTTTATATATTATCTCCATTTCACCGTTCTTTAATGGTCTAGGATCTATATCAAAGAATCCTTGTTTAACACCATAATCACGTGTATAAATAGCAATATCGGCCGACTTTAGTTTCTCAACAAATAACTCTGCAGTTAAATTTAAAATTGATGAATCCACATATACACGTGTTCTATATATTTCTCTACCTGCTTCATCCTGTACGATTTCTAACTTAATACCTTGATAGTTATTAATTGCTTCTAATTTTTGTAGCTCTTGCTTTTCATTTTCAGAATTGTCCACTTTCTCAAAATATTCATCTAAAGCTTGTAATAACCCAAAAGTTGATTCTTTACCTACTTTCATACTTCTTCCTATAAAATGTAATTGCATTTTTGTAGCTTCAACAAATGTTTTTTTACCGGCAACTATGCCAGTTGTAGGACCTTGTATTGCTTTAGAACCACTGAAGATAGCTATATCTGAGCACTGTATATATTTTTCCAAATCTTCTTCTGCAGCTGCGTCGACAATAAATGGAATGTTATTTTTATGCGCTACTTCATATACTTCTTCTACAGATGCCATATTTTTTTGAACAGCATGATGTGACTTCACATAAAGAATAGCTGCTGTATTTTCATTAATGGCTTCTTCTATATGTTTGTTTTTCCCTTCATTTGCGTAACCCACTTCAACTACTGAACCCCCGCCTAAATAAATCATGGTTTCTATGGGAGCCCCATATTGAACATTATGTCCCTTAAATAAAATCACTTCATTTTTATCAATTTTATCATTATGCAATCTTTGACTTTTACGCTCATTTCCTCCTGTGATGACACCAGCAATTGATAATGCTATGCCACTTGAAGCAGAGTTTACAACCACAGCATCTTCTGCATTAATCTTATTCGCGATATATGCGCCAGATTTATCAACTAAATCTGCCATCTCTACGTAATTTTGTCCACCAAATTTCATCGCGTCCATTACTGAATCTGTTGGTGAGGAAACGCCGAGAATACTCATTCTCCCACTCGCATTAATCACTTGTTTCAACCCATATTTATAATTTAATGAATTTTCCATTTGCTACTACGCCTCTTTCTTTAATAATTTGATTACTTTTAACAGTTTGTTTCGACGAATCAATAAGCATTTGCTCTTCTTCAACCACGTCAAATATAGTTAGATTCGCTATACTACCCTCTCTAAATTCTGCTAATTTAGGTTTATTAATAATTTCTGCGGGTTTTTGCGTTACTGCGTCTATAATTTCTTTTAACGTATATCCTAAATATAAAAATTTAGATAATACATTCGCTAAACTATATACTGGTCCTTCTACTCTATTCTTTTTATAAATATCCGTACTTATCGAATCAAAATGAATATTAGCATTTCGTGCTTGTTTTGCTACCTCAAATGAAAAACTGGCATTACCATGACCAACGTCTAAATTAACACCTCGGTTAATCGCTTCTGTCAATATTTTCAAAGGTCCACCGTTATCATCAAACAGGTTATTATCTTTGCCATTTAAGAAATGGGTAATTACATCTCCTTTTCGTAATAAAGGTA
The genomic region above belongs to Staphylococcus durrellii and contains:
- the dagF gene encoding 2-dehydro-3-deoxy-phosphogluconate aldolase, with amino-acid sequence MKILERFYKNRATLNVLAKGEQNIKDVYEAANKNVVIGVLSKDYDTVKDAVTSMRDFGAHVDDAISIGLGAGDNRQAQVVSDIAKDYQGSHINQVFTSVGQTTANAHEASWVNALVSPTGRVGYVNISTGPISSEGSEKAIIPITAAINLIKDMGGDSIKFFPMSGLDTIEEYKAVAEACGAMNFGLEPTGGITKENFEEILKIALDNHVPKIIPHVYSSIIDKETGLTRIEDVEWLAYKMKKLVDQYE
- a CDS encoding GntT/GntP/DsdX family permease, whose amino-acid sequence is MDSNIYLLIITLLSICIVILGVAWWKWHAFISLTVASLFLAIMAGLSPEKIVKAYETGVGDVLGHLVGILALGTILGKLMSDSGAGMQISDYLVKSLGYKKLPWAMMLSGFIIGIPVFFEVGIVILLPLVISMHKTTKANILLIAIPLLAGLSIVHGIVPPHPGAMTAIGIYDANLGKVLLYSLIIALPTAIIAGPIFGRFISKRLVPENSPDIIKVDNKTNGFPSVAISFLVIVLPVLLMLLSIITSYLGDIPNLLKNTLLFIGSPVIALLISCFVAFYLLGFKQGMSKNVIKDLVEECILPVGSIILIIGAGGGFKEILIETGVGDTIAQMTEHLSLSPLLLAFLVAGLIRVATGSATVALTTAAGIVSPIIQHMSGVNLELLVIATGAGSLMLSHVNDAGFWMVKEYLGLNVKETFKSWTAMETLLSFVAFAFAFILNSFI
- a CDS encoding DgaE family pyridoxal phosphate-dependent ammonia lyase — encoded protein: MENSLNYKYGLKQVINASGRMSILGVSSPTDSVMDAMKFGGQNYVEMADLVDKSGAYIANKINAEDAVVVNSASSGIALSIAGVITGGNERKSQRLHNDKIDKNEVILFKGHNVQYGAPIETMIYLGGGSVVEVGYANEGKNKHIEEAINENTAAILYVKSHHAVQKNMASVEEVYEVAHKNNIPFIVDAAAEEDLEKYIQCSDIAIFSGSKAIQGPTTGIVAGKKTFVEATKMQLHFIGRSMKVGKESTFGLLQALDEYFEKVDNSENEKQELQKLEAINNYQGIKLEIVQDEAGREIYRTRVYVDSSILNLTAELFVEKLKSADIAIYTRDYGVKQGFFDIDPRPLKNGEMEIIYKTITQIVEGKI
- a CDS encoding GntR family transcriptional regulator → MTKLSSAKGPLYLQIKQIIEDRIIHGIYTVGNYIPTEIEFEKEFDVSKVTVRAAIKELVNLGYLEKKSGKGTTVINHKQINNITNNKNFTEKLVEQGNKIQKHIKDITIVTHEEKSQLFQMFGAKSYKITRVYLLNHQPYILFHHYLPYSLKNLNKYDELKQNNDLSIYKILEEEKMEIQNIEDNFSVGFDEEASIQLNLNLSEPLLIRERQSYAVSGEVIEYSIGYYNSKLEKYSISIKY
- a CDS encoding sugar kinase; the encoded protein is MNKHIVAYGEIMMRLEVPDNLLLRQAEDLKYSFTGTGVNVAGLLSQFGYTSSLISAVPDNSIGSSAIGAIRRLGIQSNLVIKNDNNLGMYFLEKGFGNRPSNVTYTNRQQSSFNVTDISKFNLLQSLKEVDVLHICGITLAMNQLTRDNVLKLVKLAKESNVKVVFDCNFRPSLWGENGNQLAKPYYETILSEADIVIMSEKDAIQTLGLSTNKETKEEKLEDLLPWVARKYNIKKIAGTIRTVQGSNHNTIKGYLYDDGNMYYSKEFDFDILDRIGTGDAYTCGIIHGELSDMNPQDTVTFSTASCVLAHTISGDTPLFDTDDIIKVINNDKNDIER